The Zygotorulaspora mrakii chromosome 6, complete sequence genome includes the window caatcgatactggaaagatatcggatgataatctatcgcgagacgtttacaattcaggaatctggctacgaaggagtctatggcatggaacaagaaataacagttgtactgtggattctatgggactagaaatggtgtgatgacgatgaaaattcttcactcgtcgtcctctcttatggttcaataggcgcgaagtattaggtataaatactgacgtattttccagatattaatccaaggtcaattagttttatctcaattcatgatatagaaaatcaaggaattatatatctctataattgaatatcatagtatcatcatcaatgtcaaaccaagttagtatcgacaacgccgaagaaaacattctttctaaataatTATTTCCTCGATAATGCCAACAATCGTCCTGGAACATCTTCCTCAATAAATCGTACATACACAACAAAGTTCACTCAGTGACAACGTGTTTTAGAGCTTCTATGGCCAAGTTGGTAAGGCGCCACACTAGTAATGTGGAGATCATCAGTTCGACTCTGGTTGGAAGCatgtaattttttttataattaAAATACTGTAAATTATAAGAACTAAAAGAGGTATTTGTGAGCTTACTTGCTTTGAAAACATCGCCCTTCTACAGAGCTGGGTGAATTTGGTCTATGACTTCAATACTGCGACCTGTCGGAAGGTCGAGACTTTTCAAAGGCTGGTTTTTGAGGAGAATTTTGTTACTACTTTCTGTAACCTTGATCACTTATTTGGCGCTTTCCAATAGTCAACTCGATGACGAGGAATTCGGGGGTTATGCTCATGCAAGACATGCTCGCGAGTTTTCACCGTTTCATTGGATACAAAGAAGAATGGACAAGGCGACTGCTGATGCCAATAAATCGAAACCGTCGTGGCTAAATCCGTTCAGCTATTTGCCTTTAACATCTGGCATAACAGCAGTTGAATCTAAGGTGCTATTAAACTGGGAGGATATCTCCAAAGCACAAAAGTGTAGATACATGATCGATGCCATATATCGGACTAATGGAGACTGGAGTAACAGCAGAATAACAGAATTTTCGGGTCAAGATTTGGACGATGTATTGATATCACTATTGGGCGAAAGATTAAGATTATTTAACTATTGTTTTGCGTCTACCGAAAAGACCACAATACAACAAGTATTAGACGTCAAGAGTGTATTGAACCCCAGTGACTCACTGGGTATTTCGCCGAATGATTTCCTGCGAAGAATGTTTCCCTTTTTAAGAGATGTAAATGCAAGTGATGAACCACTGTGGCCTATCATAACGGATTTAAAAACTGGTTTGAAACTAGCAATACCAGAAGTGCCGGCTGACTTTAATGAGAATTTTTGGTTTTACTGGAGAGAGTATTCTCAAGGAAGAGGGATTGTGATAACTTTAGCTGAAAGCACCAAGAccctttttttcaatcagCTAAAAGTGTTGGATTACATGAAGAATAAATTGCCTATTCAAGTTGTTACGAAAGGAACTGAGTTTTCTGCAGAGTTTGTCGAAGAACTGTCAAATGTCGTCAGGACATCAGAGCAGCGTGTTTATCTTGTTGACTGCGCAACTGTGCTGGATTCTGACTTTTCGCAAAGATTTGTTGTGAATGTTATCAATAAATGGTTAGCGGTTATTTTCAATACATTTGAAGAGATGGTCCTCCTCGACGTTGATGCTGTTCCATTCATTTCATTAGACGTATTTTTGGATGATCCTCAGTACAAATTGAACGGAATGCTGCTCTATAAGGATAGAAACATGCCAAGCGAACATACATTGGGATATTGCATTGATATGCTAGCTGAGGTAGAACCATCttatcaagaagaaaatttaatcaatagtaaattgaaatttgcCATCAATGAAGTGAGCTTCGATGATGATAGTGAAGAAGCTACAGTTTTCAGAGGTTTCTTTCACAataaatttcttcatcatgTGGATAGTGGATTAGTCGTGATAAATAAATCGAGTAACTTGAATGGACTACTCTTTTCCTTCATGCTCAATCTAGATGCCAAAATGAGAAGATGTGTCTATGGCgataaagaaattttttggctAGGTCAGTTATTCGCAGGACAGAGTTATGCTATTTATCCTGTGGATGGAGGTATTATTGGGCCGCTCGTTGAGGTGCCAGCTGAAAAGAGTTCGACTTCAATATATCAGATATGCGGCGCTCAGATGGCCCATAGCAGCCGAAATGATCAATTACTATGGACAAACGGCGGTCTGAAAACCTGCAAGATCACAAACAGTGCAGACGCggattttcaaaaagatttcgattattttgaaaatagatATGAGAACGctgaaaatttgagaaGTATCTATGATTCCTCGCTAAGAATTGAAGGCTTAATTATACCTAATACGAGTGAAAATCCCTGGATGCAACTTCAAGAATGTAGTGGATACATTTATTGCGCAACTGCATTAAAGGATCGTGACTCTTTTGAGGAAACAGGTCATTTAATAACTTTTGAGGAGGAgacacaaaaaaaattgagcGAGATTGCGCATATTTGGAATCGATCTTAAGCTagagatgaagataatAAACATTGTAtacaaagaacaaaaattAATACGAATTTACGTGTTTCTTGACATATTTTGAGCAAAGTAATTTTTGCAAGAAGTTTTTAGTGGTCGAAATCCACCCAGTACGAACATAAATCACATAGAATCCAGCGAACATGGCCGCAACATTAAAACCAATGAACGCCAACTCTATTCCAGAGTTTCTCCATATATGGCTGTAGCTCATGAATTGATCTTTCAGAAATTCATCACCAATAGCGTATGCACAATACGCACAGATGCTAGTAGAATTGGgatttaccattttcccGCCAAACTCATCAACGAAGTCTTGCATAAATTCCCCACAAGTCTCACCAAGCGGTGGCATGGTAGGGACAACTTCCATTGGCTTACAAATAACAGGTCTTTCATGCAATAAAAGGCTGAcgaaattttcaacaaagtACGTGTAAGGTGAAGCTCTATACATAAACTTCCAAAATCCAGGCATCAGTGAATAAGGTTGCATCACACCACAGAATTCCGCCGTAAAGCTATAAAGGAAAGCAACAATCACAGCAGCCGTTTGCAAGTTGGGAGTAGAATATATCAGCCACATACCAAAGGTCAAATAATAAAGTGAAAATACAATGTAGTTTAGATAAAAGACGCCTGCAATATGGGGTGCGAAACTGTATCCACAACAGAAATAACAGCATAAGAAGAATAAAGTTGAACTTGCTATTGCTAGAGGTATTTCTACAATTAGCTGAGCAAGTAGAAAGATAGACCAGTGGTAGGTATTGGTACTAGCTTCTCTCGTCAGGTAAACACCTTTAGCCTCCAGAGCCTTATTTTGTACCTGGTTTATCAATGCAGATGAAATACAAAGTGACATGAAACATAAAAATGTTGCATTTTTGAGACCCGTAATGTTGTATTTGGTGttccaaaatgaaaatccAACAAAGAGACCAGCCCCACCATTCAATGCAAATTTGGAAATCACATAAGCCCTATCTCGTTTCATGCATAAATACTGTCTCTTAGTGATTAACAACAA containing:
- the MNT3 gene encoding alpha-1,3-mannosyltransferase MNT3 (similar to Saccharomyces cerevisiae MNT3 (YIL014W); ancestral locus Anc_7.123) is translated as MTSILRPVGRSRLFKGWFLRRILLLLSVTLITYLALSNSQLDDEEFGGYAHARHAREFSPFHWIQRRMDKATADANKSKPSWLNPFSYLPLTSGITAVESKVLLNWEDISKAQKCRYMIDAIYRTNGDWSNSRITEFSGQDLDDVLISLLGERLRLFNYCFASTEKTTIQQVLDVKSVLNPSDSLGISPNDFLRRMFPFLRDVNASDEPLWPIITDLKTGLKLAIPEVPADFNENFWFYWREYSQGRGIVITLAESTKTLFFNQLKVLDYMKNKLPIQVVTKGTEFSAEFVEELSNVVRTSEQRVYLVDCATVLDSDFSQRFVVNVINKWLAVIFNTFEEMVLLDVDAVPFISLDVFLDDPQYKLNGMLLYKDRNMPSEHTLGYCIDMLAEVEPSYQEENLINSKLKFAINEVSFDDDSEEATVFRGFFHNKFLHHVDSGLVVINKSSNLNGLLFSFMLNLDAKMRRCVYGDKEIFWLGQLFAGQSYAIYPVDGGIIGPLVEVPAEKSSTSIYQICGAQMAHSSRNDQLLWTNGGLKTCKITNSADADFQKDFDYFENRYENAENLRSIYDSSLRIEGLIIPNTSENPWMQLQECSGYIYCATALKDRDSFEETGHLITFEEETQKKLSEIAHIWNRS